From the genome of Bacteroides sp. MSB163, one region includes:
- a CDS encoding transposase: protein MKYSKKKYNYYSDDERMSYIREYLSSPESKSQFCKRNGFCAKLLTYWLNKYQMEDKAMGISPKPVNSDAIDSSISELQKELSLLRAENRKLHRALADESLRHEACEELINLAESTYHIKVRKNSDAK, encoded by the coding sequence ATGAAATATTCGAAAAAGAAGTACAACTATTACAGTGATGATGAACGAATGTCTTATATTCGTGAGTATTTATCAAGTCCCGAGAGCAAATCTCAGTTTTGTAAGCGTAACGGCTTTTGTGCCAAGCTTCTTACTTATTGGCTTAACAAGTATCAAATGGAAGACAAAGCTATGGGTATATCACCTAAACCGGTAAATAGCGATGCTATTGATTCTAGTATTTCTGAGCTCCAGAAAGAACTATCGCTATTGCGTGCTGAGAACCGTAAACTTCATCGGGCTCTTGCTGATGAGAGTTTACGTCATGAGGCGTGCGAAGAACTCATCAATCTTGCTGAATCCACGTATCATATCAAGGTACGAAAAAACTCCGATGCCAAGTAA
- a CDS encoding IS3 family transposase, translated as MSQRHSTRRKHGCIKFLCDYFGITRQGYYKHVNRHLEVDILTTSIVLYCKELLELMPKAGMRELYACCVSKFGPKMVIGRDRCYDIFRSNGLCQRTSRKRPKTTNSNHNYYIYPDLLNVTPKFVATRLGAMVVADITYVNTGQGWAYLSLLTDAASRAIVGYALYKTLETEGPLKALEMAISFYEKYHIDMSTLIHHSDRGVQYCSNKYVERLKEHQINISMTQCGDPLHNALAERMNNTIKNGWLFDCDDESFEQVSKRIEDAVYVYNHVRPHQGINMRTPMEVLRETVGFTA; from the coding sequence TTGTCACAGAGGCACTCAACCCGACGCAAACATGGTTGTATAAAGTTCCTCTGTGATTACTTCGGCATAACCCGACAAGGTTATTACAAGCATGTGAACCGGCATTTGGAGGTTGATATCCTTACCACAAGCATCGTGTTGTACTGCAAGGAACTGTTGGAACTCATGCCCAAAGCTGGTATGCGCGAGTTATACGCCTGCTGCGTGAGTAAGTTTGGACCAAAGATGGTTATCGGTCGTGATCGTTGTTATGACATTTTTCGTTCCAATGGTTTGTGTCAACGTACAAGTCGCAAGCGTCCTAAAACAACGAATTCGAACCATAATTACTATATCTACCCCGATCTGTTGAATGTTACACCCAAATTTGTCGCTACGCGATTGGGCGCTATGGTAGTGGCGGATATAACCTACGTAAACACCGGTCAGGGCTGGGCTTACCTCTCGTTGCTTACCGATGCGGCAAGTCGTGCCATCGTTGGATATGCGCTTTACAAAACTCTTGAGACGGAGGGGCCCTTGAAAGCTTTGGAGATGGCAATATCATTCTATGAGAAGTATCACATAGACATGAGCACTCTTATTCATCATTCCGACCGGGGTGTCCAATATTGCTCAAATAAATATGTAGAGAGGCTTAAAGAGCATCAAATCAACATCAGTATGACGCAGTGTGGTGATCCTTTGCATAATGCATTGGCTGAAAGAATGAACAACACCATTAAAAACGGTTGGCTATTCGACTGTGATGATGAGAGCTTCGAGCAAGTAAGCAAGCGCATTGAAGATGCTGTATATGTATATAATCATGTGCGGCCTCATCAAGGGATAAACATGAGGACACCTATGGAAGTGCTCAGAGAAACGGTAGGATTTACAGCATAA
- a CDS encoding ribonuclease H family protein: MNKEKFYVVWSGVNPGIYPSWTDCQLQIKGYEGAKYKSFETREEAEKAFGSSPYEYIKRSSPAAPAQKKDVNAPLPSSVVENSLAVDAACSGNPGAMEYRGVHVASRQEIFHFGPVYGTNNIGEFLAIVHGLALLKQKGFDMPIYSDSVNAISWIKQKKCKTKLPREPKTEELFKLIERAEKWLRENTYTTKIMKWETKQWGEIAADFGRK; encoded by the coding sequence ATGAATAAAGAGAAGTTTTACGTTGTATGGTCAGGCGTCAATCCGGGCATTTATCCTTCCTGGACGGACTGTCAGTTACAAATCAAAGGCTACGAAGGAGCGAAATACAAGTCGTTCGAGACGCGCGAAGAAGCGGAAAAAGCCTTTGGATCTTCTCCGTATGAGTATATCAAGCGCTCCTCTCCGGCTGCTCCCGCCCAGAAGAAAGATGTGAATGCCCCTCTTCCTTCTTCTGTCGTAGAGAATAGCCTCGCCGTAGACGCTGCCTGTAGCGGTAATCCCGGAGCTATGGAATATCGCGGTGTACACGTAGCCAGCCGACAAGAAATATTCCATTTCGGACCGGTATATGGCACAAACAACATCGGTGAGTTTCTTGCTATCGTCCACGGACTCGCCCTGTTGAAACAGAAAGGCTTCGATATGCCCATCTACAGCGACAGTGTGAATGCCATCAGCTGGATAAAACAGAAAAAATGCAAGACAAAACTGCCACGTGAACCCAAAACAGAAGAGCTATTCAAGCTGATAGAGCGCGCCGAAAAGTGGCTGCGCGAAAACACCTACACCACCAAAATCATGAAGTGGGAAACTAAACAGTGGGGAGAAATAGCTGCCGATTTCGGAAGAAAATAA
- a CDS encoding LTA synthase family protein produces MTKIDKSVLTFGITIFLKFMLFDILWCIPTTFASLSTVECYTTKLIATLILLIPYAFFRMWKTEAFIMLLLDLLLIANLMYFRTYYTAIPLNSYGLSGNLADFTGSVFDSLRWYDILFPLSTLAAAVIHWRTKTAHQKRPAPVLAYSVVLAVIICIFGTMTLIKGGFSNAYKEYRDKAYFCSSGPSLYTIFGSLCYDLVGQQQRLTPELEAKIEEWLSKKPKHEVALPDSSTNRRTNCIIILAESLESWVLEKEVEGQEITPYLNKLLKDSTTIYAPHVLTQVKGGRSIDAQLMLCTGLLPINSGTYSSQYPNHVYPSLQKAMHEKNHSRNYLLTIDKISTWNQGPIAQSFGMDTIIAYHDFELTEAFGTHKRTGDGSFFAQCQEKIEKGEIWKEGENAYMQLITYSGHAPFILPEYLREISFSSNIPEKMGNYMITARYTDKAIGKFVEYLKTLPQYKETLIVITGDHEGLASYRAELCESPGGKGIVSDKQFTPFIVVNSPIGMRYDEVMGQIDMYPTLLNLLQLDDYYWTGLGESILNPKKKGFAVGSQMNVEGKGYSPEDVEFAKKAYDISDEMIRFNYFGGK; encoded by the coding sequence ATGACAAAGATCGATAAGTCCGTGCTGACATTCGGAATCACTATTTTTCTGAAATTCATGTTATTCGATATATTATGGTGTATCCCGACTACTTTCGCTTCTCTTTCTACAGTTGAATGTTATACAACAAAACTGATAGCCACACTTATATTACTTATTCCTTACGCCTTCTTCCGTATGTGGAAAACAGAGGCGTTCATCATGCTCCTGCTGGATCTCCTGCTGATAGCCAATCTTATGTACTTCAGAACCTATTATACCGCCATTCCTCTGAACAGCTACGGATTATCAGGAAACTTAGCCGATTTCACCGGAAGCGTTTTCGACTCTCTTCGCTGGTATGATATACTTTTCCCATTATCCACCCTTGCGGCTGCCGTCATTCATTGGCGTACAAAAACGGCACACCAGAAGCGTCCCGCACCGGTACTTGCTTATTCGGTGGTACTTGCAGTCATCATCTGTATCTTTGGCACAATGACCCTGATTAAAGGCGGATTTTCAAATGCATACAAGGAGTATCGCGACAAAGCATATTTCTGTTCAAGCGGACCTTCTCTCTATACCATTTTCGGTAGCCTTTGCTATGATCTGGTAGGTCAGCAACAAAGGTTAACCCCTGAGCTGGAAGCAAAGATAGAAGAATGGTTAAGTAAAAAGCCCAAACACGAAGTTGCCCTGCCGGACAGTAGTACTAATCGCCGCACCAATTGTATCATCATTCTGGCAGAATCATTGGAAAGCTGGGTATTGGAGAAAGAAGTGGAAGGACAAGAAATCACCCCTTACCTGAACAAACTTCTGAAAGACTCCACCACCATCTATGCCCCACACGTACTGACACAGGTAAAAGGCGGACGCTCCATAGATGCCCAACTCATGCTCTGTACCGGATTGCTGCCCATCAACAGTGGCACGTACAGCAGCCAATACCCCAATCATGTCTATCCTTCGTTGCAGAAAGCCATGCACGAAAAGAACCATTCGCGCAACTATCTGCTCACCATAGATAAGATATCCACCTGGAATCAAGGTCCCATAGCCCAAAGTTTCGGTATGGATACCATTATCGCCTATCACGACTTCGAACTGACGGAAGCTTTCGGCACGCACAAACGTACCGGAGACGGCTCATTCTTTGCCCAATGCCAGGAAAAGATAGAAAAAGGGGAGATCTGGAAAGAAGGGGAAAATGCATATATGCAGCTTATTACCTATTCCGGTCATGCTCCATTCATATTACCGGAATATTTGAGAGAGATTTCATTCTCCTCCAACATTCCGGAAAAGATGGGTAATTATATGATCACTGCCCGCTACACGGATAAGGCTATCGGTAAATTCGTAGAGTATCTGAAAACGCTCCCTCAATATAAGGAAACGCTGATTGTAATTACAGGAGATCACGAAGGGTTAGCGTCTTATCGTGCAGAGCTATGCGAAAGTCCCGGTGGCAAAGGGATCGTGTCCGACAAGCAGTTTACTCCTTTCATCGTTGTCAACTCTCCCATAGGTATGCGTTACGATGAAGTGATGGGGCAAATAGATATGTATCCCACCCTGCTGAACTTACTCCAACTTGACGATTATTATTGGACCGGACTGGGAGAAAGTATTCTCAATCCTAAAAAGAAAGGATTCGCCGTAGGTTCACAGATGAACGTGGAAGGGAAAGGGTATAGTCCGGAAGATGTGGAGTTTGCAAAGAAGGCATATGATATTTCGGATGAGATGATACGGTTTAATTATTTCGGAGGAAAGTAA
- a CDS encoding AAA family ATPase codes for MKEYIAPRRKRIPYGMMNFAVIRRDDCYYVDKTHFIPIIENADKFFFFNRPRRFGKSLTVSMLQHYYDIAAKDKFDALFGDLYIGKHPTRDRNSYLVLYLNFSGIVGELHNYRKGLDAHCGTTFENFCKIYANYLPKDTVEELHTKEGAVEQLDFLYQVCARAGQRIYLFIDEYDHFTNAILADPESLRHYTNETHGEGYLRAFFNKVKAGTYSSIERCFITGVSPVTMDDLTSGFNIGTNYSLSPKFNEMIGFTEEEVRQMLTYYSTTSHFNHTVDELLDIMKPWYDNYCFAQGRYGETTMYNSNMVLYFVKNYLDNDGKAPQNMIESNIRIDYEKLRMLIRKDKEFAHDASIIQTLVNQGYITGDLKDSFPATSITNPDNFVSLLYYFGMLTISGTYKGKTKLTIPNQVVREQLYAYLLSTYDEADLNFSSYEKNELSSSLAYDGSWQAYFGYIADCLKRYASQRDKQKGEFFVHGFTLAMTAQNRFYRPISEQDTQAGYVDIFLCPLLEIYSDMKHSYIVELKYAKYKDPESRVEELRQEAIAQANRYADTETVRNAVGNTRLHKIVVVYKGMDMPVCEEV; via the coding sequence ATGAAAGAATATATAGCACCCAGAAGGAAGCGCATCCCCTACGGCATGATGAACTTCGCCGTGATTCGCCGTGACGATTGTTATTATGTAGACAAAACCCACTTTATTCCCATAATAGAAAACGCGGATAAGTTTTTCTTCTTTAACCGTCCTCGTCGTTTCGGCAAAAGCCTGACGGTAAGCATGCTGCAACATTATTACGACATAGCTGCCAAGGATAAGTTTGATGCTTTGTTTGGCGATCTTTATATCGGAAAACATCCCACGCGTGACCGTAACAGTTATCTGGTATTGTATCTCAATTTCTCGGGAATTGTAGGTGAACTGCACAACTATCGCAAAGGACTGGATGCACATTGCGGTACTACTTTTGAGAACTTTTGCAAAATATACGCCAACTACCTGCCTAAGGATACTGTGGAAGAACTGCATACAAAGGAGGGAGCTGTGGAGCAACTGGATTTTCTCTATCAAGTATGTGCCCGTGCAGGTCAAAGAATTTATCTCTTCATCGACGAATACGACCACTTCACCAACGCCATCCTCGCCGATCCTGAGAGTTTACGCCACTACACCAACGAGACACATGGCGAAGGCTATCTGCGTGCTTTTTTCAACAAGGTAAAAGCAGGGACCTATTCCAGCATCGAGCGTTGTTTCATCACAGGCGTCAGCCCCGTTACGATGGACGATCTCACCAGCGGATTCAATATCGGCACTAACTACTCGCTCTCTCCAAAATTCAATGAAATGATAGGATTCACGGAGGAGGAAGTACGGCAAATGCTGACCTATTACTCCACCACCAGCCACTTCAACCACACTGTGGACGAGCTGTTGGACATAATGAAACCATGGTACGACAACTATTGCTTCGCACAGGGACGTTACGGTGAAACCACCATGTACAACTCTAATATGGTACTCTATTTTGTCAAAAACTACCTTGATAATGACGGCAAAGCACCGCAGAATATGATAGAGAGCAACATCCGTATCGACTATGAGAAGTTGCGCATGCTCATCCGCAAGGACAAGGAGTTCGCCCACGATGCTTCCATCATTCAGACTTTAGTGAATCAGGGTTATATTACCGGAGACTTAAAAGATAGTTTTCCTGCCACCAGCATCACCAATCCCGACAACTTCGTGAGTCTACTCTATTATTTCGGTATGCTCACTATCAGTGGCACATATAAAGGGAAAACCAAACTCACCATTCCCAACCAAGTGGTTCGTGAGCAACTCTACGCCTACCTGCTGAGTACCTACGATGAAGCTGACCTTAATTTCAGCAGTTACGAAAAGAATGAACTGTCCAGCTCCCTCGCTTACGACGGCAGCTGGCAAGCCTATTTCGGCTACATTGCCGACTGCCTGAAACGTTATGCCTCCCAGCGTGACAAACAGAAAGGAGAATTCTTTGTCCACGGCTTCACCCTTGCCATGACGGCTCAGAATCGTTTCTATCGTCCCATTTCAGAGCAGGATACACAAGCCGGCTATGTCGATATATTTCTCTGCCCGTTGCTGGAAATCTATTCCGACATGAAACACAGTTACATTGTAGAACTGAAGTATGCCAAGTATAAAGATCCCGAAAGCCGTGTGGAGGAGTTGCGTCAAGAAGCAATTGCCCAAGCCAACCGCTATGCCGATACGGAAACGGTGAGAAATGCTGTCGGCAACACAAGGCTGCATAAAATTGTAGTGGTGTATAAAGGGATGGATATGCCTGTATGTGAAGAGGTATAA
- a CDS encoding ABC transporter ATP-binding protein produces MKEFLQLMRRFVSPYKKYIGWAIVLNVLSAVFNVFSFTLLIPILNILFKTGSGEKVYHYMEWGSDDLKDVAINNFYYYVTRLIEVHGPIMTLLFMGLFLALMTMLKTSCYFGSSAVMIPLRTGVVRDIRIMVYSKVMHLPLGFFSQERKGDIIARMSGDVGEIENSITSSLDMLLKNPILILFYFTTLIITSWQLTLFTIVVLPGMGWLMGKVGKKLKRQSLEAQGKWSDTMSQLEETLGGLRIIKAFIAEDKMVDRFTRCSNELRDATNKVAVRQALAHPMSEFLGTLLIVLVLWFGGMLILGDEHSSLEAPTFIFYMVILYSIINPLKDFAKAGYNIPKGLASMERVDKILKAENPIKEPVNPLPLHGMNRQIEFKDVSFSYDGKREVLKHINLVVPKGQTIALVGQSGSGKSTLVDLLPRYHDIHFGEIMIDGVSTKNFRIHDLRGLIGNVNQEAILFNDTFFNNIAFGVENATLEQVMEAAKIANAHDFIMETEHGYNTNIGDRGGKLSGGQRQRISIARAILKNPPILILDEATSALDTESERLVQEALERLMKTRTTIAIAHRLSTIKNADEICVLYEGEIVERGRHEALLEKNGYYKRLNDMQSLS; encoded by the coding sequence ATGAAGGAATTCCTGCAATTGATGCGACGTTTTGTGTCGCCGTATAAGAAGTATATAGGATGGGCAATCGTGCTCAATGTTTTATCGGCTGTTTTCAATGTATTCTCATTCACTTTGTTGATTCCAATCCTGAATATCCTGTTCAAGACAGGTAGCGGGGAGAAAGTATACCATTATATGGAGTGGGGCAGCGATGATTTGAAAGATGTAGCAATAAATAACTTCTATTACTATGTTACTCGGTTGATAGAGGTGCATGGCCCGATAATGACGCTTCTGTTTATGGGGCTTTTCCTTGCTCTCATGACGATGCTGAAAACTTCCTGCTACTTCGGTTCTTCTGCGGTAATGATTCCTTTGCGTACGGGAGTTGTTCGTGATATACGTATCATGGTTTATTCTAAAGTAATGCACTTGCCGCTTGGCTTCTTCTCTCAGGAACGGAAAGGGGATATTATTGCCCGTATGAGTGGTGATGTGGGAGAAATAGAAAACTCCATTACCAGTTCGCTGGATATGTTGCTGAAAAATCCGATTTTGATTCTGTTCTATTTTACAACACTGATTATAACCAGTTGGCAGTTGACCCTGTTCACCATCGTAGTACTTCCCGGAATGGGCTGGTTGATGGGGAAGGTCGGCAAGAAGCTGAAACGCCAGTCTTTGGAAGCGCAGGGTAAATGGAGTGACACCATGTCACAGCTGGAAGAAACTCTGGGTGGCTTGCGTATCATTAAAGCCTTTATTGCAGAAGATAAAATGGTGGATCGCTTTACCAGATGTAGTAATGAACTGCGTGATGCGACCAATAAAGTGGCCGTTCGTCAGGCGTTGGCTCATCCGATGAGTGAGTTCCTGGGAACGCTTTTGATTGTATTGGTGCTTTGGTTCGGCGGTATGTTGATTCTGGGTGATGAGCATTCTTCGCTGGAAGCCCCGACGTTCATTTTCTATATGGTTATTCTGTATAGCATCATAAATCCGTTGAAGGATTTTGCAAAAGCAGGATACAACATTCCGAAAGGTCTGGCCTCCATGGAACGTGTGGATAAGATTCTGAAGGCTGAGAATCCTATTAAGGAACCCGTAAACCCGCTTCCTTTGCATGGCATGAATCGGCAAATCGAGTTTAAGGATGTTTCTTTCAGTTATGATGGGAAGAGGGAAGTTTTGAAGCATATCAATCTTGTTGTTCCGAAGGGACAGACGATTGCATTGGTTGGGCAGTCCGGGTCGGGGAAATCTACGCTGGTAGATTTGCTTCCGCGTTACCATGACATACATTTCGGTGAAATCATGATTGATGGCGTTAGTACCAAGAATTTCCGTATTCATGATTTGCGTGGCCTGATAGGAAATGTAAATCAGGAAGCGATCCTGTTTAATGATACATTCTTTAATAACATAGCATTTGGTGTGGAAAACGCCACACTGGAGCAGGTAATGGAGGCGGCGAAGATTGCCAATGCGCACGATTTCATTATGGAGACAGAGCATGGATACAACACAAATATCGGTGATCGTGGTGGCAAGCTTTCCGGAGGACAGCGCCAGCGTATCAGTATTGCCCGCGCTATTTTGAAGAATCCGCCTATTCTTATTCTTGATGAGGCTACTTCTGCTCTCGATACGGAATCCGAACGTCTGGTGCAGGAAGCTTTGGAGCGTTTGATGAAAACCCGTACTACAATTGCTATTGCCCACCGTCTTTCTACTATTAAAAATGCAGATGAAATCTGCGTACTCTATGAAGGAGAAATTGTGGAACGCGGCAGGCACGAGGCTTTGTTGGAAAAGAATGGATACTATAAGCGTTTGAATGATATGCAGTCTCTGTCTTAA
- a CDS encoding nitroreductase family protein → MIRERTFAEALEHRRSYYSISNDSPVQDEEIVHIIRTAVKHVPSAFNSQTTRIVLLLGDEHQKLWRIVKDQLEERLSEEQYRQSEKKIDTSFSCGYGTILFFEDRSIVEGLQKQFPTYRENFPTWSQHTSAMHQLAIWTMLEDKGLGASLQHYNPLIDEDVRSTWHLPETWQLIAQMPFGTPVAEPGGKEFDDLSERIKIFI, encoded by the coding sequence ATGATCAGAGAACGGACATTTGCTGAGGCATTGGAACATCGCCGCAGCTATTATTCCATCAGTAACGACTCTCCGGTTCAGGACGAGGAAATTGTACACATCATCCGTACAGCAGTAAAGCATGTGCCTTCGGCATTTAACTCGCAGACTACGCGTATTGTGTTGTTGCTGGGGGACGAACATCAGAAATTATGGAGAATAGTGAAGGATCAGTTGGAAGAACGCCTGTCCGAAGAACAATATCGCCAGTCGGAGAAGAAGATCGATACCTCGTTCTCTTGCGGATATGGCACGATACTTTTCTTTGAAGACCGCTCCATTGTGGAAGGACTGCAAAAACAATTCCCTACTTATCGTGAGAATTTCCCGACGTGGTCGCAACATACCTCTGCCATGCATCAGCTGGCCATCTGGACTATGCTCGAAGATAAAGGCCTGGGCGCTTCCCTGCAACACTATAACCCGTTGATTGACGAAGATGTACGCAGCACATGGCATCTTCCCGAAACCTGGCAGTTGATTGCACAGATGCCTTTCGGTACTCCTGTTGCCGAACCGGGCGGGAAAGAATTTGATGATTTGAGCGAACGCATTAAAATTTTTATCTGA
- a CDS encoding shikimate kinase translates to MIRIFLTGYMGAGKTTLGKAFARELNIPFIDLDWYIEERLHKSIRELFTERGEASFRELERTMLHEVAEFENVIISTGGGTPCFFDNMEYMNEHGQTVFLDVHPDVLFRRLRVATQQRPILQGKTDEDLRAFIVEALEKRAPHYGKARYRFDAGQLESRRQIADSVQQLRNLLGI, encoded by the coding sequence ATGATACGTATTTTTTTAACCGGCTACATGGGAGCCGGTAAAACAACTTTAGGAAAGGCTTTTGCCCGCGAACTGAATATACCGTTCATAGATCTGGACTGGTATATCGAAGAACGTCTTCACAAATCCATACGTGAGCTGTTCACCGAGCGGGGAGAGGCCTCTTTTCGTGAACTGGAACGAACCATGCTGCATGAAGTGGCTGAGTTTGAAAACGTCATTATTTCGACCGGAGGCGGCACTCCTTGCTTCTTCGATAACATGGAGTATATGAACGAACACGGACAGACCGTTTTTCTGGATGTTCATCCTGACGTTTTGTTCCGCCGGCTGCGAGTGGCTACACAGCAGCGTCCCATTCTGCAAGGGAAAACGGACGAAGACTTGCGAGCTTTTATTGTAGAAGCCTTGGAAAAACGTGCGCCGCACTATGGCAAGGCAAGGTACCGTTTTGATGCCGGACAGTTGGAAAGCCGTCGGCAAATTGCGGACTCTGTGCAGCAATTACGTAACTTGCTGGGCATTTAA
- the speA gene encoding biosynthetic arginine decarboxylase gives MRKWRIEDSEELYNITGWGTSYFGINDKGHVVVTPRKNGVGVDLKELVDELQLRDVAAPMLIRFPDILDNRIEKTSSCFRQAAEEYGYKAQNFIIYPIKVNQMRPVVEEIISHGKKFNLGLEAGSKPELHAVIAINSDSDSLIICNGYKDESYIELALLAQKMGKRIFLVVEKMNELKLIAKMAKQLNVMPNIGIRIKLASSGSGKWEDSGGDASKFGLSSSELLEALDFLDSKGLKDCLKLIHFHIGSQVTKIRRIKTALREASQFYVQLHSMGFKVEFVDIGGGLGVDYDGTRSSSSESSVNYSIQEYVNDSISTLVDASDKNDIPHPNIITESGRALTAHHSVLIFEVLETTTLPEWDDDEEVTEEDHELVQELYGIWDTLNQNKMLEAWHDAQQIREEALDLFSHGIVDLKTRAQIERLYWSVMREVNQIAGGLKHAPDELRGLPKLLADKYFCNFSLFQSLPDSWAIDQIFPIMPIQRLDERPDRAATLQDITCDSDGKIANFISTKNVAHYLPTHSLKSKEPYYMGVFLVGAYQEILGDMHNLFGDTNAVHVSVNEKGYTIEQVIDGETVAEVLDYVQYSPKKLVRTLETWVTQSVKEGRISLEEGKEFLSNYRSGLYGYTYLE, from the coding sequence ATGAGAAAATGGCGTATTGAAGATTCAGAAGAGCTTTACAACATTACAGGTTGGGGCACTTCGTACTTTGGTATCAATGACAAAGGTCATGTAGTGGTGACACCTCGTAAAAACGGTGTCGGCGTCGATTTGAAAGAATTGGTGGATGAGTTGCAATTGCGAGACGTGGCGGCTCCTATGCTGATACGTTTTCCCGATATTCTGGACAACCGGATTGAGAAGACTTCTTCATGTTTTAGGCAGGCCGCTGAGGAATACGGCTATAAAGCGCAGAACTTTATCATCTATCCTATCAAGGTTAATCAGATGCGCCCTGTGGTTGAAGAGATTATCAGCCATGGAAAGAAATTCAATCTCGGGTTGGAAGCCGGGTCGAAGCCTGAACTTCATGCCGTGATTGCTATTAACTCAGATTCTGACTCGTTGATTATCTGCAACGGCTATAAGGATGAGAGCTATATAGAGTTGGCTTTGCTTGCCCAGAAGATGGGAAAACGCATTTTTCTTGTAGTAGAAAAAATGAACGAGCTAAAGCTGATAGCCAAGATGGCGAAGCAGTTGAATGTTATGCCTAACATTGGTATTCGTATCAAGCTGGCTTCTTCAGGAAGCGGCAAATGGGAAGATTCAGGCGGTGATGCAAGCAAGTTCGGACTCAGTTCCAGTGAATTGCTCGAAGCACTCGACTTTTTAGACTCAAAAGGACTGAAAGATTGTCTGAAATTGATACATTTCCATATCGGAAGCCAGGTGACAAAAATCCGTCGCATTAAGACAGCCTTGCGCGAAGCGTCTCAATTCTATGTGCAGCTTCACTCTATGGGATTCAAAGTAGAATTCGTAGATATCGGTGGTGGCTTGGGCGTAGACTACGATGGAACACGCTCGTCTAGCAGCGAAAGCAGCGTCAATTATTCCATTCAGGAATATGTGAATGACTCTATTTCCACTTTGGTGGATGCCAGTGATAAAAATGATATTCCCCATCCCAATATTATTACGGAAAGTGGACGTGCACTGACTGCCCATCATTCCGTGCTTATTTTTGAAGTGTTGGAAACCACCACTTTGCCCGAATGGGACGATGATGAAGAAGTAACTGAGGAAGACCATGAACTGGTGCAGGAACTTTATGGCATCTGGGACACATTGAATCAAAATAAGATGCTGGAAGCCTGGCACGATGCACAGCAAATTCGTGAAGAAGCGCTCGACTTGTTCAGTCATGGAATCGTGGATTTGAAAACACGTGCGCAGATTGAGCGTCTTTACTGGTCTGTTATGCGTGAGGTGAACCAGATTGCAGGCGGCTTGAAGCATGCTCCCGATGAACTTCGCGGATTGCCGAAACTGTTGGCGGATAAATATTTCTGTAACTTCTCGCTGTTCCAGTCCTTGCCGGATTCCTGGGCCATCGACCAGATATTCCCGATTATGCCCATTCAGCGTCTGGACGAACGTCCCGACCGTGCGGCAACCTTGCAGGACATCACTTGTGACTCGGATGGAAAGATCGCTAACTTTATCTCGACTAAGAATGTGGCACACTATCTGCCCACTCATTCTTTAAAGAGTAAGGAACCTTATTATATGGGTGTGTTCCTGGTAGGTGCCTATCAGGAGATTCTGGGTGATATGCATAATCTTTTCGGTGATACGAATGCTGTGCATGTATCTGTTAATGAGAAAGGATATACCATCGAACAAGTGATTGATGGCGAAACTGTAGCGGAAGTGCTTGACTATGTTCAATATAGTCCTAAGAAACTGGTGCGTACACTGGAGACTTGGGTGACTCAATCAGTAAAAGAGGGACGTATTTCGTTGGAAGAAGGAAAAGAATTCCTTTCCAATTATCGTTCCGGTCTGTACGGATATACTTATTTGGAATAA